A region of Polyangiaceae bacterium DNA encodes the following proteins:
- a CDS encoding DUF167 domain-containing protein — MSQPPNSLPGEWDRLEVSERAGAVRFSVHVRPRSSRSAIIGVRDGSLDVALTSPPAEGAANDELRKLLARAFEVTRRDVNIIVGLASRSKLIEINGITPALVRELLSKAKR, encoded by the coding sequence ATGTCGCAACCGCCCAATAGCCTCCCAGGAGAATGGGACCGACTCGAAGTGTCCGAGCGAGCGGGCGCTGTCCGCTTCTCCGTCCACGTTCGCCCCCGTTCATCCCGGTCCGCCATCATCGGCGTACGCGATGGATCGCTCGACGTCGCCCTCACCTCACCCCCAGCCGAAGGCGCCGCCAACGACGAGCTCCGCAAACTGCTCGCTCGCGCGTTCGAAGTCACCCGCCGCGATGTCAACATCATCGTGGGCCTCGCAAGTCGCAGCAAGCTCATCGAAATCAATGGCATCACCCCTGCCCTCGTCCGTGAGCTGCTCAGCAAGGCAAAACGATGA
- a CDS encoding Uma2 family endonuclease, translated as MEAVTSALSQLDPSRREGGVVLENVSWDTYEGLLRALGDDHPSLRLTYLEGRLEIMTTSYRHERIKKLIARLLEIWALERNMRFDGYGGATFKKKEAARGLEPDECYVLREVGDLPTEPDIAIEVVETHGTVDKMAVYAGLGVREVWVWEANQLKIHMLQGGRYVISEASALLPTLDVVELAEFVRQGEQDQTATVRRYWELIRERG; from the coding sequence ATGGAAGCCGTCACAAGCGCCCTGTCACAGCTCGATCCGTCACGTCGCGAAGGCGGCGTCGTCTTGGAGAACGTCTCTTGGGATACGTATGAGGGCTTGTTACGCGCTCTGGGCGATGACCACCCGTCCTTGCGATTGACCTATCTGGAAGGCCGTTTGGAGATCATGACTACCTCATATCGCCACGAACGCATCAAGAAGCTTATCGCCCGATTGCTCGAAATTTGGGCGCTCGAGCGCAACATGCGGTTCGACGGCTACGGTGGGGCCACGTTCAAGAAGAAGGAAGCTGCTCGGGGCCTCGAGCCGGACGAGTGTTATGTGCTTAGAGAGGTCGGTGATTTGCCGACGGAGCCGGACATCGCTATCGAGGTGGTCGAAACGCACGGGACGGTGGACAAGATGGCGGTGTATGCGGGCTTGGGCGTGCGGGAAGTTTGGGTATGGGAAGCGAACCAGTTGAAGATTCATATGCTTCAGGGCGGCCGGTATGTGATATCGGAGGCGAGTGCGTTGTTGCCTACGCTCGACGTGGTGGAGCTCGCTGAGTTCGTGCGTCAGGGGGAGCAGGATCAGACGGCGACGGTGCGGCGTTACTGGGAGTTGATCCGCGAGCGCGGGTGA
- a CDS encoding serine/threonine protein kinase, whose translation MSELRCRHCGIRHDERLVICPATGLPLGPASGLPPRGASNTPRPFIPAAPTIPRAIGPGAGARPVVPPVTAPRAIPASPKAGEPSPASVRKLEQRRDLVGVEVGGKYRIKALLGQGGMGAVYEAEHVAIGRLVAVKVLHPKHAQQAEAVARLRHEARVAGNIGHPNICETYDLGRLDDGSPYLVMERLVGETLDQRIKREGAMPERDLIDVMLQVLSALGAAHDKGIIHRDLKPENVFLMRRPGSPAVAKLLDFGISKAIHDNRDADLTMPGIVMGTPYYMAPEQARGDRGLDHRVDIWAAGVILYESLSGRRPFVARNYNALLVQILTSKHRPLSEVRPGINPAIERIVDKALAKMREDRFQTALEFREALRRVIEPEAPPLSIRSAPQPQPTRVSFSTEPEDDETVVLSLTNKEVAVLAAARTSAPKSSRHGAASFNFDKPSSPGASVPRAPGSSMGGSKTLPLGQPVAAAKESDRVAWLPPPPAISDEPTIERAETPSVGVVPLESPPMTQRGAHHQPERLHFDDDDGEDEHTLVDPPSFSGDRTTLVRPFPPPSGKGR comes from the coding sequence ATGAGCGAACTCCGCTGCCGCCACTGCGGCATCCGGCACGACGAACGGCTCGTGATCTGTCCGGCGACGGGACTGCCCCTTGGGCCAGCATCCGGTTTGCCGCCGCGCGGAGCTTCGAACACGCCTCGCCCGTTCATACCGGCTGCACCGACGATTCCGCGAGCCATCGGGCCGGGCGCTGGAGCGCGCCCCGTCGTGCCGCCCGTGACGGCGCCGCGTGCGATTCCCGCTTCGCCCAAGGCGGGCGAACCATCGCCCGCGAGCGTGCGCAAGCTCGAGCAACGACGTGACCTCGTGGGCGTCGAAGTCGGCGGCAAGTACCGCATCAAAGCGCTGCTCGGACAAGGTGGCATGGGTGCGGTGTACGAGGCGGAGCACGTCGCGATTGGGCGGCTCGTCGCGGTCAAAGTTCTTCATCCCAAACACGCACAACAGGCCGAAGCGGTAGCGCGTCTTCGTCACGAAGCACGCGTGGCGGGCAACATCGGTCATCCGAATATTTGCGAAACGTACGATCTCGGAAGACTCGACGATGGCTCGCCGTACCTCGTGATGGAGCGACTCGTTGGCGAGACGCTCGACCAACGCATCAAGCGTGAAGGTGCGATGCCCGAGCGCGACCTCATCGACGTGATGCTGCAAGTGCTTTCGGCGCTCGGAGCGGCTCACGACAAGGGGATCATTCATCGCGATTTGAAGCCGGAGAACGTGTTCCTCATGCGTCGTCCAGGCTCGCCGGCGGTCGCCAAGCTGCTCGACTTCGGCATCTCGAAAGCGATACACGACAACCGCGATGCGGACCTCACGATGCCTGGCATCGTCATGGGAACACCGTACTACATGGCGCCCGAGCAAGCGCGAGGTGACAGGGGGCTCGATCATCGCGTCGACATCTGGGCGGCGGGCGTCATCTTGTACGAGTCGCTCTCGGGTCGTCGCCCGTTTGTCGCACGAAACTACAACGCGCTGCTCGTGCAGATCCTCACGTCGAAACACAGGCCGCTTTCGGAGGTGCGACCGGGCATCAACCCGGCCATCGAACGCATCGTCGACAAAGCGCTTGCGAAGATGCGCGAGGATCGTTTTCAAACGGCGCTCGAATTTCGCGAAGCACTTCGCCGCGTCATCGAGCCCGAAGCGCCGCCGCTGTCGATCCGCTCTGCGCCTCAACCGCAACCGACGCGCGTGTCGTTTTCGACCGAGCCCGAGGATGACGAGACGGTCGTTCTGTCGTTGACGAACAAGGAAGTTGCGGTGCTTGCGGCGGCGCGAACGTCGGCACCGAAGTCGTCACGTCATGGTGCGGCGTCGTTCAACTTCGACAAACCTTCGTCGCCGGGCGCATCCGTACCGCGTGCTCCGGGGTCGTCGATGGGCGGGTCGAAGACGTTGCCGCTTGGACAGCCGGTTGCTGCTGCGAAGGAGTCGGATCGGGTTGCTTGGTTGCCGCCTCCGCCGGCCATCTCGGATGAGCCGACGATCGAGCGAGCGGAGACGCCGTCGGTGGGTGTCGTACCGCTCGAGTCGCCGCCGATGACGCAGCGAGGGGCGCATCATCAACCGGAGCGGCTGCACTTCGATGACGACGATGGCGAAGACGAGCACACGCTGGTCGATCCTCCATCGTTTTCGGGTGATCGCACGACGCTCGTTCGCCCGTTTCCGCCGCCATCTGGGAAGGGTCGGTGA
- a CDS encoding DUF4388 domain-containing protein has protein sequence MSRRVLLVDSDVDALGTLASVLRSVGLVVSIASDADSAVELAYQFHPDIVLAGREIHRGGDVGYVFRTKGQLAEIPVLYLLDELHDDDALPDEVRRVDTDQIITRITGISPRFSRLPPPQQDIRGDLEQAPLVDMLQLLAMNRRTGTLTITTGDGHGEVRLADGQVVDATYRRLVGERALYRLLSARRGRFAFAQGDAPVVRRIQASTNMLLMEAMRQVDEQNERRARLAPHGEVFVLTEQATKLAMFDAPESRRPPTTASIRNRLLDFLHMPRSLDEVLDEVDGPDLEILDALMELRRLGLVQTIALSTVTTPLAPPEQLPVLRSLAGRLERPGFAPPPRIVIAMTPQRLPMLAYSMRRITDVVAPSESPARAPLPRVIGTLKLGEGVDVAIIGLPMDETYAPTWALALPGSAAVVKVGDVQRAALEAHCEAVEVQVLDAERLVGPFDPTVPAEVAGLLRAALEAAAGAA, from the coding sequence ATGTCCCGACGCGTGCTTCTCGTGGATTCCGACGTCGATGCACTCGGCACCCTCGCCTCCGTCCTCCGATCCGTGGGGCTCGTCGTCAGCATTGCGAGCGACGCCGACAGCGCCGTCGAATTGGCCTACCAGTTTCACCCCGACATCGTGCTCGCCGGGCGCGAAATCCACCGCGGCGGCGACGTCGGCTACGTCTTTCGCACCAAAGGACAACTCGCGGAAATTCCCGTGCTGTACCTTTTGGACGAACTTCACGACGACGACGCCTTGCCCGACGAAGTTCGTCGCGTGGATACCGATCAAATCATCACGCGCATCACCGGCATCTCGCCCAGGTTTTCCCGTTTGCCCCCGCCGCAGCAAGACATCCGCGGCGACCTCGAACAAGCGCCGCTCGTCGACATGCTCCAGCTCCTCGCGATGAACCGCCGCACCGGAACGCTCACCATCACGACCGGCGATGGTCACGGTGAAGTGCGCCTCGCGGACGGCCAAGTCGTCGATGCGACCTACCGAAGGCTCGTGGGCGAACGCGCGCTGTACCGGCTCCTCAGCGCGCGTCGCGGTCGCTTTGCGTTTGCCCAGGGAGATGCGCCCGTCGTTCGACGCATTCAGGCATCGACCAACATGCTGCTCATGGAGGCCATGCGGCAGGTCGACGAGCAAAACGAGCGTCGCGCGCGTCTTGCGCCCCATGGTGAAGTGTTCGTCTTGACCGAACAAGCCACCAAGCTCGCCATGTTCGACGCGCCCGAATCGAGGCGTCCGCCCACGACCGCGTCCATTCGAAATCGCCTGCTCGATTTCCTCCACATGCCCCGAAGCCTCGACGAAGTGCTCGACGAGGTCGACGGCCCGGACCTGGAGATCCTCGATGCGCTGATGGAGCTGCGCCGCCTGGGCCTCGTGCAAACGATCGCGCTTTCCACCGTCACCACGCCGCTTGCGCCGCCCGAGCAGCTTCCTGTGTTGCGATCGCTCGCCGGTCGTCTCGAGCGTCCCGGATTTGCACCGCCGCCGCGCATTGTGATTGCCATGACGCCCCAGCGCTTGCCGATGCTCGCGTATTCGATGCGTCGCATCACGGATGTCGTCGCGCCTTCTGAATCACCTGCGCGCGCGCCGCTTCCGCGCGTGATTGGCACGTTGAAGCTTGGAGAAGGCGTGGACGTGGCGATCATCGGGTTGCCCATGGACGAGACCTACGCGCCCACGTGGGCCCTCGCGCTGCCCGGTTCGGCGGCGGTCGTCAAGGTGGGCGACGTGCAGCGCGCAGCGCTCGAAGCGCATTGTGAAGCGGTCGAAGTGCAAGTGCTCGATGCCGAACGCTTGGTAGGGCCGTTCGATCCGACGGTGCCGGCAGAGGTGGCAGGGTTGCTCCGTGCGGCGCTCGAGGCAGCGGCGGGCGCCGCCTGA
- the ald gene encoding alanine dehydrogenase, with protein sequence MLIGVPKEIKTREYRVGMTPAGARAFVARGHRVLVQASAGEGSGISDEAYVRAGATIVPTAADAWAAEMVVKVKEPLAAEFQYFRKNLIVYTYLHLAAEPELTRKLAETGVAGVAYETIELEDGSLPLLRPMSEVAGRMSVQVGAACLQKEHGGKGILLGGVPGTRRGRVVILGGGVVGKNAATIAVGMGAQVTVLDVRGQTMEYLEDVFGGAIETLYSNADNIEACVQRADLVIGAVLVTGAKAPKLVTEKLLSTMEKGSVVVDVAVDQGGCIETCRPTTHDNPTYEVHGVVHYCVANMPGAVSHTSTWALTNTTLQYGLAIADKGVVAAAKADRAVLLGVNTFGGAVTYGPVAQAHNLDYVPVERALG encoded by the coding sequence GTGCTCATTGGCGTTCCGAAAGAAATCAAGACCCGAGAATATCGCGTCGGCATGACCCCAGCAGGCGCGCGCGCCTTCGTTGCTCGTGGCCATCGCGTACTCGTGCAAGCATCCGCCGGCGAAGGCAGTGGCATCTCCGACGAAGCCTACGTGCGCGCCGGCGCGACGATTGTGCCCACCGCGGCCGATGCGTGGGCTGCCGAGATGGTCGTCAAGGTGAAGGAACCCTTGGCCGCCGAGTTCCAATATTTCCGAAAAAACCTGATTGTATACACCTATCTTCACTTGGCCGCCGAGCCCGAGCTCACGCGTAAGCTTGCCGAAACGGGCGTTGCTGGCGTGGCGTATGAAACCATCGAGCTGGAAGATGGCTCGCTGCCGTTGCTTCGCCCGATGAGTGAAGTGGCGGGGCGCATGTCGGTGCAAGTGGGTGCCGCGTGCTTGCAGAAGGAGCATGGTGGCAAGGGGATTTTGCTGGGCGGCGTACCGGGCACGCGGCGAGGTCGCGTGGTGATCCTCGGCGGCGGTGTCGTCGGGAAAAACGCCGCGACGATTGCCGTCGGCATGGGCGCTCAGGTCACGGTGCTCGACGTCCGAGGTCAAACGATGGAGTATCTCGAGGACGTCTTTGGTGGGGCGATCGAGACGCTGTATTCGAATGCGGACAACATCGAGGCGTGTGTGCAGCGCGCGGACTTGGTGATTGGCGCGGTGCTCGTGACGGGCGCGAAGGCTCCGAAGCTCGTGACGGAGAAGCTCCTTTCCACGATGGAAAAGGGCAGCGTGGTCGTGGACGTGGCGGTCGATCAAGGTGGGTGCATTGAAACGTGTCGCCCGACGACGCACGACAACCCGACGTACGAGGTGCATGGGGTCGTGCATTATTGCGTGGCGAACATGCCGGGAGCGGTCAGTCACACGAGCACGTGGGCGCTGACGAACACGACGTTGCAATATGGGTTGGCGATTGCGGACAAGGGTGTCGTGGCGGCGGCGAAAGCGGATCGCGCGGTACTTTTGGGGGTCAACACGTTTGGCGGCGCGGTGACGTATGGTCCCGTCGCGCAAGCGCACAACCTCGATTACGTGCCTGTCGAGCGAGCGCTCGGCTGA
- a CDS encoding SMI1/KNR4 family protein — MRDFDQTFPSLLSDLHELDVDFDEDNIDFEPYQEFLAPEDNASWIRAWTGNDSLNGSEYRVFGQDGTGGYAAFWLVRKDKPLLEQPIVFFGSEGEIGIVAKDFYDYLWLLAGGFGPYEAVESKRHKPKPNAEFTKFAERHAKNRKKKPLDIIAAAKAEFPKFEADVRALCK, encoded by the coding sequence ATGCGCGACTTCGACCAAACCTTCCCCTCCCTGCTCAGCGACCTTCACGAGCTCGATGTCGACTTCGACGAAGACAACATCGACTTCGAGCCGTACCAGGAATTCCTGGCCCCCGAAGACAATGCCTCGTGGATTCGTGCGTGGACCGGGAACGATTCACTGAATGGATCCGAATACCGAGTTTTTGGTCAGGACGGGACCGGCGGGTATGCCGCATTTTGGCTCGTTCGTAAAGACAAGCCATTGCTCGAGCAACCCATCGTGTTTTTCGGCTCCGAAGGCGAAATCGGAATCGTCGCAAAAGACTTTTACGATTACTTGTGGCTCTTGGCAGGAGGGTTTGGCCCGTACGAGGCGGTGGAAAGCAAGCGCCACAAGCCCAAGCCGAATGCCGAATTCACCAAGTTCGCCGAACGTCACGCGAAAAATCGCAAAAAAAAGCCGCTCGACATCATTGCCGCCGCGAAAGCCGAATTTCCCAAGTTCGAGGCCGACGTGCGAGCGCTCTGCAAATAA
- a CDS encoding 8-amino-7-oxononanoate synthase: MGALQFLETEIKALDEQGLLRSHKPPPIGALVMCSNDYLGYASDPWLGNARIEHPASGAGASRLVSGEFPEHARAEQTIASWLDTEAALLFSSGYAANVGTISALAQKGDVIVSDALNHASIIDGCRLSGATVAVVPHNNPDAVARALDHAHHARRRWVVTESYFSMDGDAPDLKRLRTICDHHGAALIVDEAHAIGTLGPAGRGIAASMNVAPDVLVGTLGKSIGLQGAFVAGPRALRTWLWNRARSFVFSTGISPSLASAIHERVLQVAQDEPRRERLEKVARHLRTELARIVGPALMPSDGPILPVFIGAPDAAVRISNRLRERGVLVQAIRPPTVPTGTSRLRITAHARLSDQQIELFLNVFRDAWSELAAPAPRPTIAP, from the coding sequence ATCGGCGCGCTCCAGTTTCTCGAAACGGAAATCAAAGCGCTCGACGAACAAGGCCTCCTCCGTAGCCACAAGCCACCCCCAATAGGCGCGCTCGTCATGTGCTCCAACGATTACCTCGGCTACGCAAGCGATCCGTGGCTTGGGAACGCCCGCATCGAGCACCCCGCATCCGGCGCCGGCGCATCACGCCTCGTCAGCGGCGAATTCCCAGAACATGCGCGCGCCGAACAAACCATCGCCTCGTGGCTCGACACCGAAGCCGCCCTGCTCTTCTCGTCAGGATACGCCGCCAACGTCGGCACCATCTCGGCGCTCGCCCAAAAAGGCGACGTCATCGTCTCCGATGCCCTCAACCACGCCTCCATCATCGATGGCTGCCGCCTCTCCGGCGCCACCGTCGCCGTCGTCCCCCACAACAACCCCGACGCCGTCGCCCGAGCTCTCGACCACGCCCACCACGCTCGCCGCCGCTGGGTCGTCACCGAATCCTACTTCAGCATGGACGGCGATGCCCCCGACCTGAAACGCTTGCGCACCATCTGCGACCACCACGGCGCCGCCCTCATCGTCGACGAAGCCCACGCCATCGGTACGCTCGGTCCCGCCGGTCGAGGCATCGCCGCTTCCATGAACGTCGCGCCCGATGTCCTCGTCGGAACCCTCGGCAAGTCCATCGGCCTCCAAGGTGCCTTCGTCGCCGGCCCTCGAGCATTGCGAACCTGGCTCTGGAACCGCGCACGCAGCTTCGTCTTCTCCACCGGCATCAGCCCAAGCCTCGCCAGCGCCATCCACGAACGCGTGCTCCAAGTCGCCCAGGACGAGCCCCGACGCGAACGCCTCGAAAAAGTTGCCAGGCACCTGCGCACCGAGCTCGCACGCATCGTCGGCCCCGCGCTCATGCCCTCGGATGGCCCCATCTTGCCCGTTTTCATCGGCGCACCCGATGCAGCCGTCCGCATCTCCAATCGCCTGCGCGAACGAGGCGTCCTCGTACAAGCCATTCGCCCGCCCACCGTACCCACGGGAACCTCGCGACTGCGCATTACCGCCCACGCACGGCTCTCCGATCAACAAATCGAGCTTTTCCTCAACGTCTTTCGCGACGCCTGGTCCGAGCTCGCCGCCCCAGCCCCGCGTCCAACCATCGCGCCATGA
- the dapF gene encoding diaminopimelate epimerase: MTSALGTAFEKWEGLGNDFIIVELPQPFDPERTRLLCDRHRGIGADGILFVDRSGPHPRMIVTNADGSRPEMCGNGLRCVAAFLATRMSTGNVTLTIATDAGNKHCIVEQADGQFNVAVDMGAARITAPLEVTASGKIHTFTTVDVGNPHAITFDSGYTDSDIDRIAPTAATAIPGGTNVEFCRMIEGQSRPRIDVVVWERGVGRTLACGTGACAVAAAACEANRIRFGEPVDVALPGGTLEITVDTQRNIRMKGPARRVFRGEVMAV, encoded by the coding sequence ATGACCAGCGCCCTCGGCACCGCATTCGAAAAGTGGGAAGGCCTCGGCAACGACTTCATCATCGTCGAGCTGCCCCAACCTTTCGACCCCGAACGCACGCGCCTCCTCTGTGACAGGCACCGCGGCATCGGCGCCGACGGCATCCTCTTCGTCGATCGCTCGGGCCCTCACCCGCGCATGATCGTCACCAATGCCGATGGCTCGCGCCCCGAAATGTGCGGCAATGGCCTCCGCTGCGTCGCCGCATTCCTCGCAACTCGCATGAGCACCGGCAACGTGACGCTCACCATCGCCACCGACGCCGGCAACAAGCATTGCATCGTCGAACAGGCCGATGGGCAATTCAACGTCGCCGTCGACATGGGCGCCGCCCGCATCACCGCGCCGCTCGAGGTCACCGCGTCGGGCAAAATTCACACGTTCACGACCGTCGACGTCGGCAACCCGCACGCCATCACGTTCGACTCCGGCTACACCGATTCCGACATCGATCGCATTGCCCCCACGGCTGCAACCGCCATCCCTGGAGGCACCAACGTGGAGTTTTGTCGCATGATCGAAGGGCAAAGCCGACCTCGCATCGACGTCGTCGTCTGGGAACGCGGCGTCGGCCGGACGCTCGCTTGCGGCACGGGCGCGTGCGCCGTCGCCGCCGCCGCATGCGAAGCGAATCGCATCCGCTTCGGCGAGCCCGTCGACGTGGCCCTGCCCGGCGGTACGCTCGAAATCACCGTCGACACCCAGCGCAACATCCGCATGAAAGGCCCCGCTCGACGCGTTTTCCGTGGCGAGGTGATGGCCGTATGA
- a CDS encoding dethiobiotin synthase, with product MTRIVVLGTGTEIGKTHASIAIAATLADMRIAIAALKPIESGVPIDTTSASTDAASLAAVSSYPISPQPYAFPDPVSPHLAARRAGVVIDFDRITSWVDSHHAQVVLVETAGAMLSPIDRGRTNMDLARALRPDLLLLVAPDRLGVLHDVTAALHALRTLAPELPQPTLLLQPPAVPDTSTGTNADEIAWLGIAAKPHVLPRAKPTDRITRDAVLSILEEWRLAKTQL from the coding sequence ATGACCCGCATCGTCGTCCTCGGAACCGGCACCGAAATCGGAAAAACGCACGCCTCGATCGCCATTGCCGCAACCCTCGCGGACATGCGCATCGCCATTGCCGCATTAAAACCCATCGAATCGGGCGTTCCCATCGACACGACCAGCGCGTCCACCGACGCTGCATCCCTCGCCGCCGTCAGCTCGTATCCCATCAGCCCCCAGCCGTACGCATTCCCCGATCCCGTCTCGCCGCACCTCGCAGCTCGTCGCGCGGGCGTCGTCATCGACTTCGATCGCATCACGAGCTGGGTCGATTCACACCACGCCCAAGTGGTCCTCGTCGAAACCGCCGGTGCAATGCTCTCGCCGATTGACCGAGGTCGCACGAACATGGACCTTGCTCGAGCTTTGCGGCCCGATTTGCTGCTGCTCGTCGCGCCCGATCGTCTTGGCGTCTTGCACGACGTCACGGCCGCACTTCACGCGCTGCGTACGCTTGCGCCCGAGCTGCCACAGCCAACGTTATTGCTTCAGCCGCCCGCTGTGCCGGATACGTCGACGGGCACGAACGCAGATGAAATCGCGTGGCTCGGCATTGCGGCAAAACCTCACGTGCTGCCGAGGGCGAAGCCGACGGACCGGATTACGCGAGACGCGGTTTTATCGATTCTCGAAGAATGGCGCCTCGCAAAGACGCAACTCTGA
- the zapA gene encoding cell division protein ZapA: MGGRTVQVRVGGQNYKVVTSGTDDELQRAALIVEQKLAEVSPPGRMANPHALLLAALRLANELEEAQAKHAELRAQTRSAFTRLRDRIDATLGTAPDDEDRR; this comes from the coding sequence ATGGGAGGACGTACGGTCCAAGTTCGCGTCGGTGGCCAAAACTATAAAGTCGTCACGTCGGGAACCGATGACGAGCTGCAGCGCGCTGCTCTGATTGTCGAACAGAAACTCGCCGAAGTGTCACCGCCAGGCCGCATGGCCAACCCCCACGCCCTGCTGCTCGCCGCCCTGCGCCTCGCCAACGAGCTCGAAGAAGCACAAGCCAAACACGCCGAGCTCCGCGCTCAAACCAGATCCGCCTTCACCCGCCTGCGCGACCGTATCGACGCAACCCTCGGCACCGCCCCTGACGACGAGGACCGTCGATGA
- a CDS encoding isocitrate/isopropylmalate dehydrogenase family protein, with amino-acid sequence MVESKRKKIAIIGGDGIGPSVTQEATLLLETYRDKGGLPLDLWPLDLGADRYLRDGTTFPKEIQAAIQKECAAVLLGALGDPRVPGLEHARDILFGMRFGFDLYANIRPVKALSDRLVPLKNRTTKHVDMVVFRENTEGVYVGMGGQFKRGTPDEVAINEDLNTRKGVERIIRAAFEYAKKNGKTKVCMADKSNAMRHAHELWYRVFDEVKREYTGIEGRHLYVDALCLLMIQDPSQFEVLVMNNLFGDIVTDLGAAFQGGLGMAASANVHASDPSRVALFEPVHGSAPPLAGKDIANPFAALLTVGMLLAYLGFPDEEKRIERIVSQAIDEEACTVDVGGKLGTKAASAWVRERVAREL; translated from the coding sequence ATCGTGGAATCGAAGCGAAAGAAGATCGCCATCATTGGCGGTGATGGGATTGGCCCGAGCGTGACGCAGGAGGCCACTTTACTGCTCGAAACGTATCGGGACAAAGGCGGCTTGCCGCTCGATCTTTGGCCGCTCGATCTCGGTGCCGATCGATACCTTCGGGATGGGACGACGTTTCCGAAGGAAATTCAGGCAGCCATTCAAAAAGAATGTGCAGCCGTTTTGCTTGGGGCGTTGGGTGATCCGCGCGTGCCGGGGCTCGAGCACGCGCGGGACATTTTGTTCGGCATGAGGTTCGGGTTCGACCTTTATGCAAACATTCGCCCCGTCAAGGCGCTCTCCGATAGGCTCGTGCCGCTCAAGAATCGCACGACGAAGCATGTCGACATGGTCGTTTTTCGGGAAAACACCGAAGGCGTTTATGTTGGTATGGGCGGGCAATTCAAGCGCGGCACGCCCGACGAAGTGGCCATCAACGAGGACCTCAATACGCGCAAGGGTGTCGAGCGGATCATTCGTGCGGCCTTCGAGTATGCCAAGAAAAACGGGAAGACCAAAGTGTGCATGGCGGATAAGTCCAATGCGATGCGGCACGCGCACGAGCTTTGGTATCGCGTATTCGACGAAGTGAAGCGCGAATATACGGGTATCGAAGGGCGGCACCTGTACGTCGATGCCTTGTGTTTGCTGATGATTCAGGATCCGTCGCAATTCGAGGTGCTCGTGATGAACAACCTTTTTGGAGACATCGTGACGGACCTTGGGGCGGCGTTTCAAGGCGGGCTCGGCATGGCGGCGAGTGCCAATGTGCACGCGTCGGATCCGTCGCGGGTCGCGCTGTTCGAGCCGGTGCACGGGTCGGCTCCGCCGCTCGCGGGCAAGGACATTGCGAACCCATTCGCGGCATTGCTGACGGTAGGGATGTTGCTTGCGTATTTGGGCTTTCCGGACGAGGAAAAGCGCATCGAGCGCATCGTTTCGCAGGCCATTGACGAAGAGGCGTGCACGGTGGATGTGGGTGGCAAGCTCGGCACGAAAGCGGCGAGCGCGTGGGTGCGCGAGCGGGTGGCGAGGGAGCTTTAG
- a CDS encoding ABC transporter ATP-binding protein — protein sequence MTRVTTKGLVKTYGFTVALRGVDVTIDRAQLTLIEGANGSGKSTLLGILGTVVRPTAGTVIYEPLGDDLDEVRHEVGWLSHESLTYPDLTGRKNIELAASLVDMSVDDVWERVADRFELGAFANRPVRTYSRGQKQRVALARALVHGPSLVLLDEPTTGLDKAGVKRLLSVVDDEVARGAAVVVVSHEPELFRERAKARWVLERGRVVEGK from the coding sequence ATCACGCGTGTCACGACGAAAGGGTTGGTCAAGACGTACGGGTTCACGGTGGCGCTGCGTGGCGTCGATGTGACGATCGACCGTGCGCAGCTCACGCTGATCGAGGGTGCGAACGGATCGGGAAAGTCAACACTTCTCGGTATTCTGGGGACGGTTGTACGGCCGACGGCGGGCACGGTCATCTACGAGCCGCTGGGTGACGATTTGGATGAGGTGCGGCACGAAGTTGGGTGGTTGTCGCACGAATCGCTCACGTATCCGGATTTGACGGGTCGGAAGAACATCGAGCTTGCGGCAAGTCTGGTGGACATGTCGGTGGACGACGTATGGGAGCGCGTCGCCGACAGGTTCGAGCTTGGGGCATTTGCGAATAGGCCGGTGCGCACGTATTCGCGAGGGCAGAAGCAGCGAGTGGCATTGGCGCGGGCGCTGGTGCACGGGCCGTCGTTGGTGCTCTTGGACGAGCCGACGACGGGGCTGGACAAGGCGGGGGTGAAGCGGCTGCTATCGGTGGTGGACGACGAGGTCGCGCGCGGGGCGGCGGTGGTGGTGGTATCGCACGAGCCGGAGCTATTTCGGGAGCGGGCGAAGGCGCGGTGGGTGCTGGAGCGCGGGCGGGTGGTGGAGGGGAAATAG